Below is a genomic region from Flammeovirgaceae bacterium SG7u.111.
GGGTCAGTTCCACCAATATCTGAGCTTATTATAATGCGTGGTTTTTCAACTTCTTTAGTTGAGGTTGAGCAACTAAAAATTAGTATAAAAGTGAATACGCTTAGCAATTTATGCATAACTGGTTATTTTATACTGTTAAGGTATTTCTCCAATAGGGTATAGCCATCTGGAGTCATCTTATTTCTATCATCAGGATTTGCTTTGTCCAGTTGGTTTTTATCTTCCCATTTGTCCGGCATTCCGTCGTGGTCGGTATCTTTTGGGGCAGGTTTGCTTTTGAGCTCTGGCCACCCACCCGCATCATTTTGTGTATCGATAATTCCGCAAATCAATGTTGTGTCAGCTACTTCATGTGAAGTTTTATAGCTCTTTCCTTCATAAGTAGCAAAACCACCTTTCACTTCCTTAAGTATTCGTGCATCTACTGCATCACGTTTTGGCAAAAGCGCTCCAGCATTTTCAAGTACATTTTTATAGGCAACGTCTGCTGTGTGTTGGTTTATAGCCATAGATGCCCATGGTTTTTCAAGCTTAATTTTGCCAAAGGGAATTTTCGTTTGGACACCTCCGTTCCAATTATCGGCAGAAACTTCCTCATTGCCTTCAATTATATTTTCTGCGATAAACCATTTTCCATAATCCTCATCATTTCGAAAAGATGGATTGGCAATCCTATACATTATTTCTCCCGGCATTGTGGCAGGCCCGGGTTTATAATAATTTGCTACAATATTGAAGGTAGAAAAATTGAATTTATCATTGCCTTTTTGCTGTTTTTCACCTCCATAAAGACTTTGGTAGCCCCAATTATAAATTACATTATTCCGGTAATCGGTATTACCCGAGCCAGAAGCCATGCGTGGATTGCGACTCGAATGATGCGCCAATAGGTTGTGATGATAGGTTCCATTATTACTGCCCCATATACCACCAAAGCCATGAGAACCCTTCACGTGGTTCGACTGACTCATACTCTCTGAAATAATGCACCACTGAACAGTTATGCTATCGCAATGATAAATCGATAGACACTCATCTACACTCCAACTTGCCGATACATGGTCTAATATAATATGCTTTGTATACCTGCTTGAAATTGCATCTGAGTCTGTACCAGATTCATCTCCAAACCTCACGCGCAAATACCTTATAATTACATGGTCAGCTCCAATAGTAAGCGGATACTTACGGATACAAATACCATCACCTGGTGCGGTTTGACCTGCTATGGTAATATAAGGATGTTTAATACTTAAAGGGCTATCAAGAATAATAGTACCAGATACTCTAAAGACCACAGTTCTTGCTCCTTCTGCTTCACAAGCTTCCCGGAGGCTTCCTTTACCGCTGTCATTCAGGTTGGTTACTTCATATACAGCACCACCCCTACCGCCTTTTGAGAACTTGCCATACCCTTCAGCTGTTGGGAAAGCCAATTGTTGAGCATAGCTGTTCATACTTAGCATAAATGATAGTATAATTATTAATTGTCTCATTACGATTTTTTATAGTTATATAGTTATTATCACACGCTGATAGCGAGTTAACTGAGGCGATCCATTATCCGTCACTTCACAAATAATATGTATAGATTGCCCTTGTTCTCCTTTTTCAGAAATTATGATTGATGCATTCTGTGAATTAGCATTCACTATTTCAATACTTCCTTCAAAGTCACTGGCTTCTGTATAATACCACCAATTGAAGTTCAATTCATCATCATCTGGATCATATGTTCCTTTGGCACTTAGCTGGATAGTAGCGCCTGTTGTAGCCTTCAAGTTTGCTTCATGATCCAATATGACAACAGGCTGGTGATTTGCCTCATCGAATGGTTTCACGCACCAGTCAGCCCTAGCTGCAAAGTCGTTTTGCAGGACATCTGCCCAACGGGTTATAGGTCTAAAGTATTCTTCCATTAATCCTTGGTTTTCTGGATAGGTGTTACGCATATAACCTCGTCCCCATGCCGTGCCGGTAAACCACCTTCCTTCAGGGTAAGTATAACCTGGCTCGTGCACCGGATCGAGCCAAGTGTTCTCGCGCACCTTCACATACCGCCCACCCCAGCTACCATGATCAGGAGATTCTAGTGCGCCCAAGCCTGTGGGAATTGTATAAATAAAAGCGGGCGAGTCTCCTTCGGACCGGAAAGAACCTTTTTGTTTAGGGCTACCCGCTCTCCACCCTTCATTGTCGTCGCCACCTTTATAAGCCTTGTATAGCGAACAAAGTTGACCGTGGTCTTCCAGAATATTGGATTCCATCCATTCTACTTTAAAATAATCGATTTTATCGTTAGGAATAATTTTATCCCACTGGTAGGCAACAGCCCAAAACTGGTCGCAGACAATGGTCAGGATATTGTATTTGCCCCAATGAGGCCTAATATATGACTGATAGGTCGAATCTTGTTCCCATATAAAAAAGAAGCGGAGTTTATTGGCCACATACCCCATTTTTTCAGGATGCTTCTCTTCTATTGATTTTAGTGCCCGTGCAATAGTATTGGTTCCGCCCCATGCCTGAATCCATATTGGACGATTGTCCGATTCATCTAACAACACCTTTGCTATATGCTCAGAGCCCGGAGTGATAGAGTCCATTTCGCCTTCTGCTGCCACATTTCCAAGAAATGCTATTGATTGTATGTGTTCGGGGGTAGGGTAATTCTTATCGTGCAAAGTAAGATTAGGATACACCTCAGCATATGCTTCAAGATAAGGTTCGAGCCAATTATCACCCGCCCATTTATGACCTTGCCAATGATATTGAGAACTTGATGTAACTATTCCTTCAACATCCCATTCGTTAGCATATAATAAAAACCTAACCATAGAGCATTCATCATCTATTTCTCCATCAGAGGTTACAATCACACGTGGTTTGATTTCAATACCAGTTTTTGCTTTATTATTAGTACAAGAAATGGCCGCAGCAAAAATTATAATCAAGAAAAATGGCAGTAGTTTTAAACTTGTTCTTTTCATTTTTTTATTGTGTGAATACTCTTCGTTTACTCGATAGTTTAGGTACTCATCGACCAATTACCTGAACAGAACTATTCTCGGGAATTTTGATCTCTTGTGAGTGATTTAAAATAATCGTAAATTTAACCTCGACTTATCGGGCAAACAAGTCTTATTTCGACACAAACATGCAGCATTCCGAGAAACATCACACATTTAATAAGCATAGAAATGAATTTAGGCCTTATGGTTTGACATGCGAGGTATGGAAGCCTGATTTAATGCCAAAAGCAGACAGGCACAATGAAATCGAGATCAATTATTTTACCGAAGGCAGCTTAACCTATCTTTTTCAAGACGCTAAAATTGAAATACCGCCAAAAAGCTTCACCGTTTTTTGGGGGCTTATCCCCCATCAAATTGTCGATTATACCAACACTACCCCTTACTATGTTTGCACCATTCCATTAACCATTTTTTTGGAGTGGAAATTACCAGCCACCTTTGTAGACAAGGTTTTCAAAGGAAGAATTTTAATTGAAGATAAGGGAGACCACTCATTTTATGATGAGTATATGTTGAAAAACTGGACCAAGGACTTTTCAATTAATAAGGACAACAAGTTGATCTTACTGGAAATACATGCTAGGTTGTTAAGAATGTCCGATAGGATTCTGTCACTTCCAGAAGACGGTAATTCTAAAATATACTCAAGTGAAATAAATAAAGTTGAGCAAATTGCATTGTTCATTGCACAAAATTATCAGCAACCCATTAAAACGATAGATATTAGTAAAACAGTAGGGTTACATCCGGATTATGCCAATGTTGTTTTTAAGAAAACCTTTGGCACAACAATTAATGACTATATAATTCAGGAAAGAATATCACATGCTAAACGTAAGTTGATTACCTCTGATGACAGTATTACCAATATTCTATATGACAGTGGTTTCAATTCGATAAGCCGATTCAATGCCGCTTTTCGCAAAGTCAACAAGTGTACCCCAAGAGAATTTAAAAAGAGGTTTCAATAGAAATTATCGTAGGTATTTAATGTTTGTAAAGTCAATTGCCATAGGTTCTTTTCAATTGTGCCCAAAGATTTTACTTCTTTACTATTTAGAACTACATCTTCATACATTACTTCAAAGAAACTACCATACACTATATTTTCATTAGGCAACCAATTATTCAGCAGTTAGTATTGAACCTAGCTTTTGAGGTATCCAATAGTGTAAGCTAACAGCCAAATCAAGATTTGTTTCTTCAATAGCCCCTTTTAATAAAGATGATTTTAAAACATAACTTAACCCTTCATACATCTTAGGTTTATCGATGTTAAACCTCATTTTTCTATCGGACTTATTTCTTATTTGGAGAATAGACTCAATTTGACGTTGGTCGGAGCGGAAACAAAATGTCGTCAACTTAAGACCATTACTGAAAGTTCAGCGAGGTGCTGAACATCATTTTTAAGCACGAGTGGACACTCGCGCTAGGCTTTTTTGAAAAATTTGAGTCTCAAAAAAAGCTTAATGACAGCATTGAGCGGAAGCACCGACCAGTTAGAGAGTTCCTCCTCTACGGATCAAAAAATAGTCAATCTTCCGATTGATACCTTGACAGACAGTAAGAGTAGATTTTTCCCACAGGAGTTTCGCAAATCAAGAGATTTGCCCAATAAAAAACTTCTGAGAAGGCGCTGTGCTAACTCTCAGAAGAAACAGGCTGGCTCAACAAAGTGATCTTGGGGATAAAGGTTTAACTATTTTTTTAATAATCTTATCGAGGTAAAAAGCATAAAAGAACAAGCTGCTTCGGTTCAACCTCAATGTTTTTCATTTTTTATCGTAACTTGGATGTGTGAAGCTGCTCATCGCATACCGAAATTCGGGAGTATTCAAACTCCTTCTGGCAATAGGAATATTGATAGGAAGCAGCTCTGTTTCTTCCTATGAAGCGTATCCAGCACAGCCACGCCAACCCTATACAGTAGAAGTGCTTTTCGGTGGAAAGAAAAGGTCTCTCAAGCAGCTTTCCAGTTTTAATTCAAAGGCTCAGCGCTTCTATTTCCAGTTTTTCTTAAACAACCTACGGAAATACAACTACGTTAACCTTGCCTTACATATTACCCTCGCTACTATTTTCAAAGTATTTTCATTGGCAAATCCCCTTGGCAGCTTTGTACAGCTCCCCGTAAAAACCATCCCACAAAGCTCCAAGTCAGAATACCCACTTTTCATTGCCTAATTCACCGTAATTCACACATTTCAAAACCTAGCCTTTTGCACCAGCATCAGGCTTAAAGATATATGCAATGAAAAGTTTCAAAAAAACAATGAGGATGATAGGTTTTGTCTTTTTCCTTGTTTTAGCCGCTATGGGCGGTATTTTCCCCATGCCTTCGTGGCGAAAAAGAGATAAGTTCTTAATCAAAACAGAAATAGTGGAAGAAATAAAAGAAGAAGAAACCGATGGTTTAGAAGTTCTTCAGGTCAACAAATAGTGAATATTAGCAGCTTTTTATGCAACATCTACGACGTTGTAATTATCAAATATATAGTTGCAACAATTATGAAACTCGTACCGAATTTACATCCTTATTATATACAGATACGTTGCCTTAATTCTCTGATTATATTTTGGCAAGCACTAAATACCTTTCCAGCTAAAACCAAACGCCGCCGTCATTTTGAATGACGGTGGCGTTATTACTGAACTGCTTCCCACTAATACCCCACAGAAGTATTATCTGCACGGGTGAAGTCGGATGCGCCTTCGAGAGAGCCGTCGGGCCAGACCAAGATGCAATCCATCCTGCCGAGGCTAGAGCGTTCTTTTAGTTCGTGCCCCATGCCTGTGAGCTGGCTTACGGTGGTGCTGTCAAATGCTGTGGGCTCGTGGAACACCATATCGGGCAGCCACTGGGAGTGGAATTTTTGGGCGTTCACTGCTTCTTGCATGGTCATGCCGTGGTCCAGCACGTTCAAGATGGTTTGATACACTGAGGTGATGATGGTAGAACCTCCGGGCGTACCTACTACCATAAGCAGTTTGCCATCTTTTTCGATGATGGTTGGGGTCATGCTGCTGAGCATCCGCTTACCGGGCTGGATGGCATTCGCCTCCCCTCCTACCAAGCCGAACATGTTCGGGTGTCCTGGCTTCACACTGAAATCGTCCATTTCGTTGTTGAGGAAGAAACCTGCTCCAGCCACTACTACTTTGCACCCAAAGCCACCGTTGAGCGTGGTAGTGATAGATGCCGCATTTCCTTCTTTGTCTACCACAGAAAAGTGCGTGGTTTCCAAGCTTTCGGGAAGTGGGACTACATCGCCTGCCACTACATCTTCCGAGCTGGTCTTTTTATCAGGATCGATGTCCGACATACGCCCTTGTATGTAATTGTCGGCCAATAAACCTTCCAACGGTACATCGTAGAAATCCGCATCGCCTAGGTGGGTTGCCCTATCGGCATAGACCCTACGCTCTATCTCCACCATGGTGTGCACCGTTTGTGCCGAATTGTGACCCCAGCCTTTTATATCGAAAGGCTCAATTCCCTTGAGCAATTGCATAAGCGCCACGCCACCGCTAGAAGGAGGGCTCATCGAGATCACTTTGTGCCCTTTGTACACACCTGTAACAGGTTCACGCCATACAGCCGAATATGCTGCCAAGTCCTCTTCCGTCATAATTCCTCCACCACGCTCCATTTCTTCTACTATAAGCTTGGCAGTTTCTCCTGCATAAAATCCGTCCCTTCCATTTTCCTTAATGCGGGTAAGCGTAGCCGCAAGGTCTTTGTAATAGATGGTGTCATTTTCATGCCACACCGAATCGCTTATCAAGTTGGTTGGAGCAACCGTATTCGTTTCCAAAAAGGTTTCTTTTGTCCTGTTCAACTTGCCTGCTTCCCTTTCAGTCAATAGAAATCCATTAGCCGCCAAGTCGATGGCTGGTTGGAGAAGTTCTTCCATTGGCAAGCTTCCTAGCTTCTCATGAATCTTGAACATCCCGTCAACCGATCCTGGAACGCCCGCAGCCAAATGGCCTCTGGTACTTTTCCCTTTTATCACCTCTCCATTCTCGTCCAAATACATATCCCTACCGGCTGAACCTGGTGCTTTTTCGCGATAGTCCAACGCTCCTATTTCCCCATCGCTTTTCCTATATACCAAAAATCCGCCTCCGC
It encodes:
- a CDS encoding pectate lyase; protein product: MRQLIIILSFMLSMNSYAQQLAFPTAEGYGKFSKGGRGGAVYEVTNLNDSGKGSLREACEAEGARTVVFRVSGTIILDSPLSIKHPYITIAGQTAPGDGICIRKYPLTIGADHVIIRYLRVRFGDESGTDSDAISSRYTKHIILDHVSASWSVDECLSIYHCDSITVQWCIISESMSQSNHVKGSHGFGGIWGSNNGTYHHNLLAHHSSRNPRMASGSGNTDYRNNVIYNWGYQSLYGGEKQQKGNDKFNFSTFNIVANYYKPGPATMPGEIMYRIANPSFRNDEDYGKWFIAENIIEGNEEVSADNWNGGVQTKIPFGKIKLEKPWASMAINQHTADVAYKNVLENAGALLPKRDAVDARILKEVKGGFATYEGKSYKTSHEVADTTLICGIIDTQNDAGGWPELKSKPAPKDTDHDGMPDKWEDKNQLDKANPDDRNKMTPDGYTLLEKYLNSIK
- a CDS encoding DUF1593 domain-containing protein: MKRTSLKLLPFFLIIIFAAAISCTNNKAKTGIEIKPRVIVTSDGEIDDECSMVRFLLYANEWDVEGIVTSSSQYHWQGHKWAGDNWLEPYLEAYAEVYPNLTLHDKNYPTPEHIQSIAFLGNVAAEGEMDSITPGSEHIAKVLLDESDNRPIWIQAWGGTNTIARALKSIEEKHPEKMGYVANKLRFFFIWEQDSTYQSYIRPHWGKYNILTIVCDQFWAVAYQWDKIIPNDKIDYFKVEWMESNILEDHGQLCSLYKAYKGGDDNEGWRAGSPKQKGSFRSEGDSPAFIYTIPTGLGALESPDHGSWGGRYVKVRENTWLDPVHEPGYTYPEGRWFTGTAWGRGYMRNTYPENQGLMEEYFRPITRWADVLQNDFAARADWCVKPFDEANHQPVVILDHEANLKATTGATIQLSAKGTYDPDDDELNFNWWYYTEASDFEGSIEIVNANSQNASIIISEKGEQGQSIHIICEVTDNGSPQLTRYQRVIITI
- a CDS encoding helix-turn-helix domain-containing protein, coding for MPKADRHNEIEINYFTEGSLTYLFQDAKIEIPPKSFTVFWGLIPHQIVDYTNTTPYYVCTIPLTIFLEWKLPATFVDKVFKGRILIEDKGDHSFYDEYMLKNWTKDFSINKDNKLILLEIHARLLRMSDRILSLPEDGNSKIYSSEINKVEQIALFIAQNYQQPIKTIDISKTVGLHPDYANVVFKKTFGTTINDYIIQERISHAKRKLITSDDSITNILYDSGFNSISRFNAAFRKVNKCTPREFKKRFQ
- the ggt gene encoding gamma-glutamyltransferase, yielding MKAKLILVLAFLLTFLSCQEKATKEEERVVGVLGQNGMVASAHPIASEVGLEILKKGGNAYDAAIAVQFALAVVYPGAGNIGGGGFLVYRKSDGEIGALDYREKAPGSAGRDMYLDENGEVIKGKSTRGHLAAGVPGSVDGMFKIHEKLGSLPMEELLQPAIDLAANGFLLTEREAGKLNRTKETFLETNTVAPTNLISDSVWHENDTIYYKDLAATLTRIKENGRDGFYAGETAKLIVEEMERGGGIMTEEDLAAYSAVWREPVTGVYKGHKVISMSPPSSGGVALMQLLKGIEPFDIKGWGHNSAQTVHTMVEIERRVYADRATHLGDADFYDVPLEGLLADNYIQGRMSDIDPDKKTSSEDVVAGDVVPLPESLETTHFSVVDKEGNAASITTTLNGGFGCKVVVAGAGFFLNNEMDDFSVKPGHPNMFGLVGGEANAIQPGKRMLSSMTPTIIEKDGKLLMVVGTPGGSTIITSVYQTILNVLDHGMTMQEAVNAQKFHSQWLPDMVFHEPTAFDSTTVSQLTGMGHELKERSSLGRMDCILVWPDGSLEGASDFTRADNTSVGY